The Alnus glutinosa chromosome 10, dhAlnGlut1.1, whole genome shotgun sequence DNA window AGCAAACAAGAGAATATTGACCACAGAAAAACAATTATTCATAAGTGAAGTGAAACAATCAAGGCTAGCTACATGTACATGCAGTGACAATTTGTACAGATgaaagagatatgttatttgcacaaggaaaatgttagatgcTCAATGTGTGGGCCTATTTTCATGTGAGGAGGTGTTGTACATTTATTATGATGGTGTAGTGCAGAAATCAAATCTCTTTGCACACACATGGTATACAATGCCTTTTGgctttgtattttatttaatttttatttttaaaaacaatcaaaaggAAAGTGAAACAATCAAGGCTAACTACACGTACAATGACCGCATTGTACATatgaaatacaagcaaatatCCTGTACTAATAGCATATGGTCTATTGTGACCAAATTATAGTCAAACGATACAAGTGTGAAAGGTTTAGACTTTTATTCTTCGAGTGTTTTGGACATGAGATTGATGTTTCCTAATTAATCCCTGGTACGTACGGTGGGTGGGGTGGACCGTACGTGGAGAATGGAGATGGTGAGAGGAACATGGTTGTGGACTTGTGGTTAGGGTTTGAAACCGTAGCTAGGGTGTGATTTTGGGTCGGGTAGGAGTTGGGTTATAGGTGGACTGAAGGGTGTTTGTGGGTTGGGCCCAATGGTGGTTGGTTTGACACTTGACAGTTTTAAAGAAAGGCTTATAATTAGCCAATCAATATTAAAGAAAGGCTTGACAGAAGCTTACGTACGTAGCAAGTGATCCTTGAACCATACTTTTCCCCGGATAGCCTCTGTACGTGACTCTGTCCAAccatatattgatttttttttttttttatttgtccaCACAAGAGTAGGAGCAGAAATTCGAGCGAACTAGTAACCCCGCTTCATGAGGTGTAATTTCTAACCGATTAACCCATCTCTTGAAGACAaccatatatttattattgagGCAAGTCAtcctcaaaatatttttcctgctTGGCATGTTTTTCCTTTGTGACCACTTCCACTAATGCGGGCGTTAACTTTTTCCCTCTTTAAACACCTTTTTGGTTTCTAACAACGTACGTTACGCTGTCTGATTGTTCTGAATTATTGACGATGATACTCGATCTTATCGCCTTTCCTTATCCATGCACAATCATATATAACTAACTCTAGTCATTCATGATCGATCTCTACTTATATTGTGGGCCATGGGTATATATATTCTAGCCTTGTGCATGCTAATTAAATGTTGTATTCTGTACGTTCTGCTTATAATTGGATTTTTgctgttaatttttaaaaaggcAGTTGTGGCATGTAACTTGGGATTTGAAAGTTTATTGTAGTAGTATGAAGTCAGTGAACCAGAAGACATAATGATCGAAGATAATAGATAACACAAGATGTAGATAAAccatgcaaatatatatacacttcGTATAATTGAGAAGAATATAAAAGTCTGTACAGTGATAAAATTACTTGACTTATTTACTAATAAAGGTCTTTTTCCTCATTCGACAGCCACCTCTTCAGTTAAAGATGATGCCACCTTAGTCTTCTCGTTGGTAACTCTGTACCTTTTGTGTATATCACCTTTATAAAATTCTTGCGTTCTTGTAGCCAGAATCAAGGAAATTAGACCTCCAAAAAATGTTCCAATGGCCATTATTGTAAAAGATaggccaaaacatttttttcccGTGCAAACCAGTGGCTTTCCCAAACCCTCCATTCCATGCAACTTCATTGCCTCTACATTGTAAATGCTTCCAGTGAGCTCCTTATTTAACAAATATGAGCCAACTGAACCTGCCATTTGTCCACAATTGAACAAAGTAGAATAGTGCTTAAGGCCAAAGATGTCAGAAATTATGGCCAAAACAAGTGGCAGTTGTGCACCAAGTGTAAAACCAATGATTGCTGACGCCAAAAACAGTGAATCCTTGAAGGGAAACGCGATGAGCAATAGCCCGATGCACGAGAGAAAAAGAATTGCTGATAACATAAGGGGGCGAGGAACTTTATATTTCATAACTAATTTTTCAGATATGAAACCACATAACACTCGCCCCGCAAAATTCCATAAGTTAATCAGCAACAATAAGATGATTACCGCCTTAGGCTCATATTGAAGGGCATCACCAATTTCCGACATGTTGTATAAGGCCGTCAAGCAAGAGCCAACTCcaactaatgttgcaagcaagATAATAAGCATATCAATGCTCAATAATGCTTGCAATATTCCGTAGTCTTGTCCTCTCTCTGGTTTGTTAAAAATGGTTGCAAAGAAAGATGTTTTTGTCTCCTCTGAAGAATTTTGTTCTTCCTCAACAATAATTGTATCTTCTTCCGCTTGATCAGCTGAAAAATTTTGTTCTTCCTCAACAATAATTATATCTTCTTCTGCTTGATCAGTTGAAGAATTTTGTTCTTCCTCAACAATAATAGTATCCTCTTCCGCTTGATCAGCTGAAGAGTTTTGTTCTTGCTCAACGCTTTGAGGGCTTTCAACAATTATTGTAGTGGGAGGTGCTTTCATTTGCCTCCAAATGAATACTTCTTGTCGAGAGGCGACCACAACAGGTGCAAACAAGAAGATGCACAACGCTAGTGCACTTCCAACATTGCCCACTCGGGAAAAGGCCACATATTCTTTAACTAGCGCCATGGTCATCAAATACACAGCAAGCACAGCAGATAGATAGAGAAAGTGATAAAAAGCTTTAAGCTCATTCGGTTGATTAATCTTAACCGCCTTCTCTCCAAGTGTGTACATTACTAATAGTGATATTGATGTTGGGAGCCACGCTGCTAGAAGAATTGAAGATGTTGAATCATCCCCATAAATGAATACGTAAATTTGAGTAAGTATAGGCCCGCTAAGCCCAAAGTAACCCTTCAAGAGACCCAACATCATAGATCGCCTCTCTGGAAAATTCTTGACGGAAGTGACAAGAGATGTTGTGGTTGCAAAGTTCTGAGCATTGGCCCCAATGAACATGTAGACACACATGAGCCAAAATTGTGGCTTGTGAACCTTTTCGGTGACAACTAGCCATATCATGAGGTAGCTTAAGAAGTTGGCGACAGAGCTCACTGCTAACATGAACTTTGTGGGAGTGACTTCGGCTACAAGTCCAGACAAAATCCCAGCATTTGAACCAATTTCATTCCATGTGCTCAATGTACTGAGCATTGAGTGGCTGTATCCAAGATTTCTCTTGATATTGTTGGAGTAGATTGGAAAAAGGTATTTTGCACCAGAAGTGGCCATGATAAGAAACGATGCGAAAACTGAGGTCCATTTACCTCTTGCCCCATGCATAACAAAACTGTAGCATTCGCTCTTTGATACAATCATTTTTCCAAGAGACTCTCTTTCCAATTTCTTTATAATTCTAGCTAGTAGGCAAAAATGCAACAATGTAGAACTGATTGAAGAGAAAGGTCTTCTATCGCAAATCACTGAAGGTGGAAGTCAAGCACCAATCACCCAGATGCTTCGAGACTAGCTTCTCAGTGCTTTAACTTGATATGAATGCTTGGTTTTGGTAGCTCGTGCTTGaatatgtgagagagagagagagagagagagaggactcAGATTTGCTTCACTGCATGCCAAAGTTTTTGTCAAATCCAACTGATCAGAAGTGACTCAAAGAAAAATAGggttaaaaataaagaagaagaagaattaatgGTACTGAAGAGGGAGTAGAAGAGCCTGAATATGAAGAAACTACATCTACGGGGTTATATGGTGAATTTGGCTGGTCTTTTAATTATGCTACgttacataaaaaaaaagctCTAAAATCTTTCTCTACCacacaaataaataatataatatatttattcgatatatattatttgtacaCTTCTTATATAACCATATTAATGtgtctaacatttttttttttaaagaaaaaaagtaaaaaatcaaaaattaaaaatattagatatattaacattattatacaattattgTGTAAACATGtttacaaataacatatttctattcattttctgtCTCATATGTGTGTTCTCTGTATTTTTATTAAGTAGTTTCTTGtaataattaaaagaataatgatggGCTACCCAGCCTACCCTTCAACTGACATAACACATGCATAATGATCGATCATATCCAACGGTGGAGAATCTGTAGAAAACCGTGGCCGTTCGAAAAATCCTTATAATGTGAGGGACCCAACATCCGGAATTAAATGATATTGATCGAAAGGCATGCATGGTacgtaagaaaaaaaaagataattaatgaCACTCCATCAATGCTAGGTAGAAAAATTCTTCGTTGACCAACTAATCTGTAGCTAAAGGGTAAGAGAAATTAatgttgggtttctttttaaaaatatatttcaaaaatttgattCTTCAGAATCAAGATTTTAGTTGAGGAGATACCGACTTATATCAATCAACTACACATAAATATGTATGGTCTCGCTCTCTATATGTGTTTTTGCATTAAATAAAAGTATAGAATTCTTAGATTTAATACCATGACATCACAAACATACGTACAAtagtataaaatactaccaAAATAAACTAAACTTAATCCATAGGCTCCAAGAAAAACAGTAACTTTAAGAGTGAATTGTTTCTGcttccaaaatttctaaaatccTAACAACCAAAAAGCTAAGAGTCAAGCCAAAACAATGATGCCATCATAAAATTAAGATGAAACGCAATATATGAGCTAAATGACTACAAAAAtaacaactcaaaaaataaatacaaatattttCATCATATCAAATTCCCTCTCGACGTCACCCAACATCCCGGATACCCATATATCAATTAATGGTCCAGGAGCAAACCGCTCCTATCATGACGCAAAGAACTCGTCTCTTTTACAAGTGCTTTGCATGACCTTAATTAACTCACAACCTacagaaaataattaaataaagcaccAACCCAAAAAAGCCCCATGGACCAAAAACCAGCAGAACTAACCTTTCCACACCCGTACCCGCAACCCCAACCGACACCAATCCAGCAGTCCACCGCCCTTTCACCGTTCTCCGGTAAAACGACCCAGAGACGCCGGCGTCCTAAACCGCGCACAGAAAATCACCTGATGAAGTCCCACGTAGGACTCCACGTCTCCACCAAGATACTTGGCTGTTGGGTCTCTTAAGTAACGTGGGTCTCTAAGTGATATGGGTAGTGGGTGCTGTAAAACATAACTAAAGCAACTACTTGGGTGTGGTTCCAGACTCAACTGggaacaatatatataatatattagcATTAGTTATCGCTGTCATGGGTACCCACGACTAGTCCACGTGGGTAGAGTAGTGTAGAGTGGTAGTTTCCTTATGCAGTGGGTAGTTATGCGTGAGTAGTATATGACTAAAGGCTGGGAGCAAGGTTCAGGTATTGAATTTGTAATCAGACTATTCGGCACAGATAGTATGTTTGATTTACGAGAATCAACTTACCAGCGCGCTGACAAACCAGTCAATTGCTTCAACCTGATCAGTTCCGACACTCAGCAACCCGGCCAGCTCCTCTCAATTAACAGAAAGTGAGATAAGCTTTGGAAAGATTTTTTAACTGAGGAGTGTGTGAACCTTGTGAGGCACCATTGCTTACACCGAATCCCCATTTATAGAGGGGGTTGAGCTACACCGAATCCTAATCTAAAACCGCATGTACAGTAATATTTGGAACCTCAGCAACCCCACGACCTGGCATTTTACcgttgcatgcatgcatgtgattAATATTTTACCATACATTAATTTATACAAAACTTTCAATATTCTTCTGCAATAGCGTGGCATTCAAGTCAAAGCTCCTTTGACAGGAGCAGTGGGTCTGTGAGACTGTGACTGTTAGGCCGATAACACGTTGTCATCAGTACGTAGGAGAAATGTCCGTACATGTTCACAGACTCAGGAGCCTATCAACTCCCAAGAGATGGACCACAATCCTACCTTACCATTTTTAGATGTTCAATAGATGGACCACAATCCTTTAAGTAGAATAtcgcatttattttttaatttgttattattattatttaaatggtatatattttgaaaattgagagagaaaagGTGCCAGAATCTAACTGTCCTTTGTTAATGTGTCTCGTGCTCTTTGTACTCAAAAGTGGTCTTCAGTCTGGACTTTTAATTTCAAATCTCTCGCTTTAATTCCTCACTAAAGCTACTGAACTGTAAGTTTCCATTTTGGGATGGTTTTCTGCGGGACCactgtttttttcttcatgaaaTTAATCGTCAAATATAGGATAGAGGTCTATGTTGGTTTCGATTCGCATGATGTTTTGGTACATTCAAACGGAGTTTGCATGATTAATctgttgttattttatttaacacACATCAGATAATTCTTTTCACACCCGTCATGCATATAATTATCGGGTCATATGGgcgaatgatttttttttttttttatatagatgcGACTGAAAAGTACAAGCAAAGGAAAGAACATACGAAAATAATTCCTAAACAACAGAGTTATTCAGATCTGGACCATGCGCAATACTGACAAACTGAGTAGTAGTGGAAGAAGTTGATGAGGGAATGgtgggaatgctgcttgacGAAAATCGAGCTGCGGCCCATTGTGCCACATAATGTGCAccgaagtttgcacttctattgaCTTTCCGAGCTGACCAAGAAGAATCAGGGGGGAACATGTCTAGCGTTTTGCGAATTATGTCAGTGATACGCCAATCCTGAACAATAGATGGCTGTTGTAAAGCAAGGATAACTACCAGAGAATCACCTTCAATAATAAACCGATCTAGGTGAAGAGATAAAGCTAGAGAAACAGCAAGTTTTGCAGCTAAAGCCTCGCCTTTATTAGGAGAGCAATTGGACTGGATCTGGGTAGCCATTTTTACCAATCTTCCGTCATGATTGCGACAGATAGCAGCTTGACAGGAAAAGGAATCACGAATGGCAGtgtcaaaattgattttataCCAATTTAATGGAGGACGAATCCATTTTTCCGGCATAGGATGTAGCTTAGCAGACCATGCATCACAATGTTGATGATAAGTGGTGACTATTTGCAAAGCAAGGTTACGAGCTTCGAAGGACTTGCCTTCATGGTAAGCTTTATTGCGATGAAACCAAAGAAGATCACATGCGACAGCTGCAAATACCTGAAAACAATGTAATTCCAAAGAGGGAATATGAAGAAGGGATTCAGGATATAAAATTATTCGCACCCAGTCACATAAGTTTGGGGAGTCCAATGTGGTAGAATCCAAAGGCCAGGGTGAAAGACGCCAAACTACTCTTGCAAAATGACAGTGGAAGAAAAGATGCCGAAGGGAGTCAGGTCCTCCATGGCAGAGAGGACAGGAAGCATCTGGATGATATGAAGGAATAATTGACTGTAATCGCTGAGTAGTTGGAAAAATATTCCAAGCtattttccaaataaaatttCGGAGTCGATCTGTAAGTTGAAGTTTCCAGATATCCCTCCAAAAAGATGACAGAGGAGATTGATTGGATCCAGTGAAGTCTTTATTCAAGATAGAAAGGTAGGCCGAAGAAGTGGTGAACCTCCCAGATGTAGAGGGAATCCATAGATATCCTTTTTGAGAATCCTCTGAAATTGGTATCGTACCAACTGCCATAGCAGAGACCGGGTCAAATATAGTGTACAGAAGGCGTTTATTCCAACAACGCGTTCCTGGCATAATTAGATCAGAGATAGACAAGGGGGGTAAATATCTGGAATTTGGACTACGAGGAGAGGGTCGATAGGACGGTAGGGTCGGAATCCAGGATGATGTCCATATACAGTCAGAGCTATTAGTAGATACAATCAGACAGGATCCTGCAATAAGATATTCCTTACATTTCTGAAGCCCTTTCCAAATCCATGAAGCTGTGACAGCCAAGGAAGTAGAGAAAAAAGAACCGTAGTGAATATATTTCTTCCGTAAATGCTCCACCCATAAAGAATTAGAGTGCAAGAAATTCCAGCCAAGCTTAGTAATGAGTGCCAAATTTGAAATTGTCATCTTCCGTAATCCAAGACCCCCTTGATTCCTAGGAAG harbors:
- the LOC133879037 gene encoding uncharacterized protein LOC133879037, producing the protein MIVSKSECYSFVMHGARGKWTSVFASFLIMATSGAKYLFPIYSNNIKRNLGYSHSMLSTLSTWNEIGSNAGILSGLVAEVTPTKFMLAVSSVANFLSYLMIWLVVTEKVHKPQFWLMCVYMFIGANAQNFATTTSLVTSVKNFPERRSMMLGLLKGYFGLSGPILTQIYVFIYGDDSTSSILLAAWLPTSISLLVMYTLGEKAVKINQPNELKAFYHFLYLSAVLAVYLMTMALVKEYVAFSRVGNVGSALALCIFLFAPVVVASRQEVFIWRQMKAPPTTIIVESPQSVEQEQNSSADQAEEDTIIVEEEQNSSTDQAEEDIIIVEEEQNFSADQAEEDTIIVEEEQNSSEETKTSFFATIFNKPERGQDYGILQALLSIDMLIILLATLVGVGSCLTALYNMSEIGDALQYEPKAVIILLLLINLWNFAGRVLCGFISEKLVMKYKVPRPLMLSAILFLSCIGLLLIAFPFKDSLFLASAIIGFTLGAQLPLVLAIISDIFGLKHYSTLFNCGQMAGSVGSYLLNKELTGSIYNVEAMKLHGMEGLGKPLVCTGKKCFGLSFTIMAIGTFFGGLISLILATRTQEFYKGDIHKRYRVTNEKTKVASSLTEEVAVE